In Candidatus Promineifilum breve, one genomic interval encodes:
- a CDS encoding sensor histidine kinase, with product MALLQQIIELLSRPPGSIIYHLLTLFALQIVLALAFARWQRDPNDESARRMTFAAGGILVARLVLLFAGLMVEGDPARARIVLPPLEQAIDLATILLLVWGLTPFAMDRPRLADGVLLVSLVVVAVMFLFFFQDWQNRVLAGGVATPYVGTIQAYVWGVLQMAILAAGLVWLALGRGTRLTLRPIIVAVALLAHVANFFNYPEIIPSGTEVVYWLRLGYLVAFPLWAVQAYRDNMRDLLTAAEADRAQASQMARNLRLATGVITAHIPEVRLEQALDMVTGLVATRFAAIGLIDEKNPQRVVFGQVRPAAGRDTSYSRPINLSDHAAFRLAYEQQRGIELLPRGVGARQAHELAQQFNVGPLGPVFVEPLVAANHCFGFLLLAAPPTVQAWSDRDRAVIPGVASFISQAIANSRRLEMGDPRAAVSPVVSPPRAPERDAEKERLMLELADTRRMLSTAEDRARQAETAAVFMQQREPGRPTAARPLVAQAALGPAVDQAVSAVLPMLRQKNLKLDVAVGEELPLAAVRETVLRQLALSLLENACRASTQDGRLLVRAETVSANGSGPSTARAVALIVSDAGVGIRAEDRERVFDSQYYLGGGRPIVGLGDNSANLAVVQKLAQASGGDLYFESRAGAGTTFTLRLPAAEVRPWTMLKLKQERDTTAQEPLKPATGEAS from the coding sequence ATGGCCTTATTGCAGCAGATCATCGAATTGCTGAGCCGGCCGCCGGGCAGCATCATCTACCACCTTCTGACGCTCTTCGCGTTGCAGATCGTGCTGGCGTTGGCCTTTGCCCGCTGGCAGCGCGATCCCAACGACGAATCGGCGCGGCGTATGACCTTTGCCGCCGGCGGCATCCTGGTGGCGCGGCTGGTGTTGCTCTTCGCCGGGCTGATGGTTGAGGGCGATCCGGCGCGGGCGCGCATCGTCCTGCCGCCGCTGGAGCAGGCCATCGATCTGGCGACGATCCTGCTGCTGGTCTGGGGGCTGACGCCGTTCGCGATGGATCGGCCGCGTCTGGCCGACGGCGTCCTGCTGGTCAGTCTGGTCGTCGTGGCCGTCATGTTCCTGTTCTTCTTCCAGGATTGGCAAAATCGGGTGTTGGCGGGCGGTGTCGCTACCCCCTACGTAGGCACGATTCAGGCTTACGTCTGGGGCGTGTTGCAGATGGCGATCCTGGCCGCCGGGCTGGTGTGGCTGGCGTTGGGGCGGGGCACGCGCCTCACCCTGCGGCCGATCATCGTCGCCGTGGCCCTGCTGGCCCACGTCGCCAACTTCTTCAACTACCCCGAAATCATCCCCTCCGGCACCGAGGTCGTCTACTGGTTGCGGCTGGGCTATCTGGTGGCCTTCCCGCTGTGGGCCGTGCAGGCTTACCGCGACAACATGCGCGACCTGTTGACGGCGGCCGAGGCCGACCGCGCCCAGGCGTCGCAGATGGCCCGCAATTTGCGTCTGGCGACCGGCGTCATCACCGCCCACATCCCCGAGGTGCGGCTGGAGCAGGCGCTCGATATGGTCACCGGGCTGGTGGCGACCCGTTTCGCCGCCATCGGGCTGATCGACGAAAAGAACCCGCAGCGCGTCGTCTTCGGTCAGGTGCGCCCGGCGGCCGGCCGCGACACGAGCTACAGCCGCCCCATTAACCTGTCCGACCACGCCGCCTTCCGGCTGGCCTATGAGCAGCAGCGTGGCATCGAACTCCTACCGCGTGGCGTTGGGGCGCGCCAGGCTCATGAATTGGCCCAGCAGTTCAACGTCGGCCCGTTGGGGCCGGTCTTTGTCGAGCCGTTGGTGGCCGCCAATCACTGCTTCGGCTTCCTGCTGTTGGCCGCGCCGCCGACCGTCCAGGCCTGGTCCGACCGCGACCGGGCCGTCATCCCCGGCGTGGCGTCGTTTATCTCCCAAGCCATCGCCAACAGCCGGCGGCTGGAGATGGGCGACCCCCGCGCCGCTGTGTCGCCCGTCGTATCGCCGCCCCGCGCCCCGGAGCGCGACGCCGAAAAGGAGCGGCTGATGCTGGAACTGGCCGACACGCGCCGGATGCTCTCCACGGCCGAGGATCGCGCGCGGCAGGCCGAGACGGCGGCCGTCTTCATGCAACAGCGCGAACCGGGCCGGCCCACCGCCGCCCGGCCGCTGGTGGCCCAGGCCGCCCTCGGCCCGGCCGTCGATCAGGCCGTCAGCGCGGTCTTGCCGATGCTGCGCCAGAAGAACCTCAAGCTGGACGTGGCCGTGGGCGAAGAGCTACCGCTGGCGGCGGTCAGGGAGACGGTCTTGCGGCAACTGGCGCTGAGCCTGCTGGAGAATGCCTGCCGCGCCTCGACCCAGGACGGCCGCCTGCTCGTCCGCGCCGAGACCGTCTCGGCCAACGGCAGCGGCCCCTCGACCGCCCGCGCCGTGGCCCTGATCGTGTCGGATGCCGGCGTGGGGATTCGCGCCGAAGATCGGGAGCGCGTCTTTGATTCGCAATATTACCTCGGCGGCGGGCGGCCCATTGTCGGGCTGGGCGACAACAGCGCCAATCTGGCCGTGGTGCAAAAATTGGCCCAGGCCAGCGGCGGCGACCTTTATTTCGAGAGCCGGGCGGGCGCGGGCACGACCTTTACCCTGCGGCTGCCGGCGGCCGAAGTTCGCCCCTGGACGATGCTGAAGCTCAAACAGGAACGCGACACCACCGCCCAGGAGCCACTAAAACCGGCGACGGGCGAGGCGAGTTAG
- the mptB gene encoding polyprenol phosphomannose-dependent alpha 1,6 mannosyltransferase MptB, with product MPPAERPPSPPAARLGLWAVLLGSALLYGLMALWFPLAPNVGRVPAADIRTFAPTLAGGLAYALLLIALFALLVVAFRRAEAGGVGRRPLPVILGGGLLLALPLLLAYPINATDVYRYVIRGRVAAVYGQSPYVAPPSDFPTDPFLPLAGEWAGETSPYGPLWEIVAAGTAAVAGDNLLLGVLLFKGLALACFLLSGALIWSLWPPGRARPAYALLWAWNPALLLTFALNGHNDALMLLWLVLGYWLGRRGRPAAGLAVMALAALTKPVAVLALPFFFIGFLRQLPAGRPRVRFSALALGGAAALGWLAFLPWAGAGGVWRTPVELALRLAREASGGAGFSPAVWLYMALGRRVSIGTIGLIAGAILLAFGLWLVWRGWRGRSPLRGAADAFFGYLWTALNFRVWYAVWPFPWLLLDAAGPADEAAHYRLRAGLWFLLTSQLSVILYGHVRVFLLGGDQAVAHLLGVPFVFGLPWLLARLPLRLSRSIHTA from the coding sequence ATGCCGCCCGCTGAGCGCCCCCCGTCTCCCCCGGCCGCGCGGCTGGGCCTGTGGGCCGTCCTGTTGGGCAGCGCCCTGCTCTATGGGCTAATGGCCCTGTGGTTTCCCCTGGCTCCCAACGTCGGCCGCGTACCGGCGGCCGACATCCGCACCTTCGCCCCCACGCTGGCCGGCGGGCTGGCCTACGCCCTGCTGCTCATCGCCCTGTTCGCGCTGCTGGTCGTTGCCTTTCGCCGCGCCGAAGCCGGGGGAGTGGGGCGGCGGCCGTTGCCGGTCATTCTGGGGGGTGGGCTGCTGCTGGCGCTGCCGCTGCTGCTGGCCTATCCGATCAACGCCACCGACGTCTACCGCTACGTCATCCGCGGCCGGGTCGCCGCCGTCTACGGCCAAAGCCCCTACGTCGCCCCACCGAGCGATTTCCCAACCGACCCGTTTCTGCCGCTGGCCGGCGAATGGGCCGGCGAAACGTCGCCCTACGGCCCGCTGTGGGAGATCGTCGCCGCCGGGACGGCCGCCGTGGCCGGTGATAATCTGTTGCTGGGCGTGTTGCTGTTCAAGGGGCTGGCGCTGGCCTGCTTTCTGCTCAGCGGCGCGCTCATCTGGTCGCTCTGGCCGCCGGGGCGCGCCCGCCCGGCCTACGCGCTGCTGTGGGCCTGGAACCCGGCGCTGCTGCTGACGTTCGCCCTGAACGGCCACAACGACGCGCTCATGCTGCTGTGGCTGGTGCTGGGCTATTGGCTGGGGCGGCGCGGCCGTCCGGCGGCTGGTTTGGCGGTCATGGCCCTCGCGGCGCTGACCAAGCCGGTGGCCGTGCTGGCGTTGCCGTTCTTTTTCATCGGCTTTCTACGCCAATTGCCTGCCGGTCGGCCGCGGGTCAGGTTCAGCGCGTTGGCCCTGGGCGGCGCGGCGGCGCTGGGCTGGCTGGCCTTCCTGCCCTGGGCCGGGGCGGGCGGCGTGTGGCGGACGCCGGTCGAGTTGGCCCTGCGCCTGGCGCGTGAGGCATCCGGCGGCGCGGGCTTCTCCCCGGCGGTGTGGCTCTACATGGCCCTCGGCCGGCGCGTGTCCATCGGCACGATTGGCCTGATCGCCGGGGCGATCTTGCTGGCCTTCGGTCTGTGGTTGGTGTGGCGGGGCTGGCGCGGCCGGTCGCCGTTGCGCGGCGCGGCCGATGCCTTCTTCGGCTATCTGTGGACGGCGCTCAACTTCCGCGTCTGGTATGCCGTCTGGCCGTTCCCCTGGCTGCTGCTCGACGCGGCCGGCCCGGCGGACGAGGCGGCCCATTACCGGTTGCGCGCCGGGCTGTGGTTCCTGCTCACGTCGCAACTGTCGGTCATCCTGTATGGACACGTGCGCGTGTTCCTGTTGGGCGGCGACCAGGCCGTGGCCCACCTGCTGGGCGTGCCCTTTGTCTTCGGCCTGCCGTGGTTGCTGGCCCGCCTGCCGCTGCGGCTCTCACGCTCTATTCACACTGCTTAA
- a CDS encoding GAF domain-containing sensor histidine kinase, which yields MDDSVNELIRVRLARVGRLVTIALIILTVLQVGLFLVLFAFVGAQAAADWLPELVLAILFTLLLGAIALYAVGQAQAAVQRDVSRAVGQELRELHSANDRAQSLQRMASTLSATLSFERVVEQSLDVCSLALEEMGIPRQSLVGAVFLYERGMLRPIARRRFLGNDSNQVIAGKEGVVGAALSQAEPVVTNNPPEDPELKVYEAFRECLTAVCVPLRAGFQLFGAMVIGADTAVHFERDHIDLFRSVGDQAVIALQNAQLYQRLEAEKQRLIEADEEARKELARDLHDGPTQSIAAIAMRMGFARTMIDQDPARAKEELLKVEALAKRTSAEIRGMLFTLRPLVLEAQGLGPAIDALLRRHSESDGIEMRLMGAENGSLLSKRAQVVAFAIVEEALNNARKYSRATLIEVRLWQTDGLFVAAVRDNGVGFDTYDINRDYSTRGSLGMVNMRERAERIDGSLRVESSPESGTTVTLVVPLDKHGADAEATAAEPAAEEPQPVDAAR from the coding sequence ATGGACGACTCAGTCAACGAACTCATCCGCGTCCGGCTGGCCCGCGTGGGCCGCCTGGTCACGATCGCGCTCATCATCCTGACGGTGTTGCAGGTGGGGCTTTTCCTCGTCCTGTTCGCCTTCGTCGGGGCGCAGGCGGCGGCCGACTGGCTGCCTGAACTGGTGCTGGCGATCCTGTTCACCCTGTTGTTGGGGGCGATTGCCCTGTATGCCGTGGGGCAGGCGCAGGCGGCCGTGCAGCGCGACGTGAGCCGGGCCGTGGGCCAGGAGTTGCGCGAGCTTCATTCGGCCAACGACCGCGCCCAATCGCTGCAACGCATGGCCTCCACCCTCAGCGCCACGCTCAGCTTCGAGCGCGTCGTGGAGCAATCGCTGGACGTGTGCAGTCTGGCGCTGGAGGAGATGGGTATCCCGCGCCAATCGCTGGTCGGGGCGGTGTTCCTCTATGAGCGGGGCATGTTGCGCCCCATCGCCCGCCGCCGCTTCCTGGGCAACGACAGCAATCAGGTCATCGCCGGCAAAGAGGGCGTCGTCGGCGCGGCCCTCAGCCAGGCCGAGCCGGTCGTCACCAATAACCCGCCCGAAGACCCCGAACTGAAGGTCTACGAGGCGTTCCGCGAATGCCTGACGGCCGTCTGTGTGCCGCTGCGGGCCGGGTTCCAGTTGTTCGGGGCGATGGTCATCGGCGCGGACACGGCCGTCCACTTCGAGCGCGATCATATCGACCTGTTCCGATCCGTGGGCGATCAGGCGGTCATCGCCCTGCAAAACGCCCAACTCTACCAACGCCTTGAGGCCGAGAAGCAGCGGCTCATCGAAGCCGACGAGGAGGCGCGCAAGGAGCTGGCCCGCGACCTCCACGACGGCCCGACACAGAGCATCGCCGCCATCGCCATGCGCATGGGCTTCGCCCGCACGATGATCGACCAGGACCCGGCGCGGGCCAAGGAAGAGTTGCTCAAGGTCGAGGCGCTGGCGAAACGCACCTCGGCCGAGATTCGGGGCATGTTGTTCACGCTGCGGCCGTTGGTGCTGGAAGCCCAGGGACTAGGCCCGGCCATCGATGCCCTGCTGCGCCGCCATAGCGAGAGCGACGGCATCGAGATGCGCCTGATGGGCGCGGAGAACGGCAGCCTGCTGAGCAAACGGGCGCAGGTGGTGGCCTTCGCCATCGTCGAGGAGGCGCTGAACAACGCCCGCAAATATTCGCGGGCCACGCTGATCGAGGTGCGCCTGTGGCAGACTGACGGCCTGTTCGTGGCCGCCGTGCGCGATAACGGCGTCGGCTTCGATACCTACGACATCAACCGCGACTACAGCACGCGCGGCAGCCTGGGCATGGTCAATATGCGCGAGCGCGCCGAGCGCATCGACGGCTCGCTGCGGGTGGAGTCGTCGCCCGAAAGCGGGACGACGGTGACGCTGGTCGTGCCGCTGGACAAACACGGCGCGGACGCCGAAGCAACCGCCGCCGAACCGGCGGCCGAAGAACCGCAGCCCGTCGATGCCGCCCGCTGA
- a CDS encoding NAD-dependent epimerase/dehydratase family protein, which produces MKAFVTGGTGFIGRVVVRKLLARGYRVTALARSESGAAGLRDMGAAVVRGDVTDRESMRAGMSGCDVVFHIAAVYDFSPAGVAQSEAVNVGGTENVLGLAFELGVPRIIYTSTVAVFGDTRGELPDETYYAGGPFLTEYDRTKWLAHYEVAEALIAQGAPIIIVLPGGVYGPGDTSWLADMMRLYHRGLLPILPGPESVITFAFVDDVAEGHILAAEKGRLGECYILAGPAVPIGEMVDFWAQLTGKRPPMAHIPARAARRLAPLAGRAQSALSLPQAFSGELMRTLGVSYAARSDKARAELGWRPRPIQAGMLETFEWIAASEPADNDQGERRIAGGLVLVAVGLLLLWLVKRPRTGGSAGEQGSGGAGESDGDG; this is translated from the coding sequence ATGAAAGCGTTTGTAACGGGCGGCACGGGGTTCATCGGCCGCGTCGTCGTGCGCAAGTTGCTGGCGCGGGGCTACCGGGTGACGGCCCTGGCCCGGTCGGAGAGCGGCGCGGCCGGCCTGCGCGACATGGGCGCGGCCGTCGTCCGCGGCGACGTGACCGACCGCGAATCGATGCGCGCCGGGATGAGTGGCTGCGACGTCGTCTTCCACATCGCCGCCGTCTATGACTTCTCGCCCGCGGGCGTGGCCCAATCCGAGGCCGTCAACGTGGGGGGCACGGAAAACGTGCTGGGGCTGGCCTTCGAGTTGGGCGTGCCGCGCATCATCTACACCAGCACCGTGGCCGTCTTCGGCGACACGCGCGGCGAGTTGCCCGACGAGACCTACTACGCCGGCGGGCCGTTTCTGACCGAATATGACCGTACCAAGTGGCTGGCCCACTACGAAGTGGCCGAGGCGCTCATCGCCCAGGGCGCGCCGATCATCATCGTCCTGCCCGGCGGCGTCTATGGGCCGGGCGACACGAGCTGGCTGGCCGACATGATGCGCCTCTACCACCGGGGGCTGCTGCCCATCTTGCCGGGGCCGGAGAGCGTCATCACCTTCGCCTTCGTCGATGACGTGGCCGAGGGCCACATCCTGGCCGCCGAAAAGGGGCGGCTGGGCGAATGTTACATTTTGGCCGGGCCGGCCGTGCCCATCGGCGAGATGGTCGACTTTTGGGCACAACTAACCGGCAAGCGCCCGCCGATGGCCCACATCCCGGCCCGCGCCGCGCGCCGTCTGGCCCCGCTGGCCGGTCGCGCCCAATCGGCGCTGTCGTTGCCCCAGGCGTTCAGCGGCGAACTCATGCGCACGCTGGGCGTCAGCTACGCCGCCCGCTCCGACAAGGCCCGCGCCGAACTGGGCTGGCGGCCGCGCCCCATTCAGGCCGGGATGCTGGAGACGTTCGAGTGGATCGCCGCCTCGGAGCCGGCCGACAACGACCAGGGCGAGCGACGTATCGCCGGGGGGCTGGTTCTGGTGGCGGTGGGGTTGTTGCTCCTGTGGTTAGTTAAACGGCCGCGGACGGGCGGAAGCGCAGGGGAGCAGGGGAGCGGGGGAGCAGGGGAATCGGACGGCGACGGCTGA
- a CDS encoding ABC transporter ATP-binding protein, which yields MTTQLLPSGRPRIDKMEMRGITKRFPGVLANHRVNFDVVSGEVHALLGENGAGKSTLMKVLYGLYQPDEGDICLNGETVTINSPADAINLGIGMIHQHFMLVPSLTVTENVALGLKSSRGVRTDLDRVAGRIRELAGLYGLEVDPDAYVWQLAVGQQQRVEILKALYRGAALLILDEPTAVLTPQEVDEFFVTLEQMKRDGHALIFISHKLHEVLQLCNRVTVLRDGRAIGTHSTEGVTKHQLAEMMVGRPIALQPKKAAVAVGDIRLSLRDVQAQNDRGRAALNGVSFELRGGEIVGVAGVSGNGQRELAEVVAGLRPVTGGAIQLAGRSVVGQSPRAIMELGLSYIPEERMRDGMIKEFTVAENTVLREFDQPPFARTGFMNRGAIRRNAETLVKAFSVKTPSIETPVKNLSGGNIQKLVLARELSRKPGVIIAAQPTRGLDIGATEYVHARLLEQREQGTATLLISEDLDEILALSDRILVIFGGRIMGDVPRAEATAERLGLMMAGEELTADG from the coding sequence ATGACCACACAACTCCTCCCCTCCGGCCGCCCGCGCATCGACAAGATGGAGATGCGCGGCATCACCAAGCGTTTTCCGGGCGTACTGGCCAATCATCGCGTCAATTTCGACGTGGTGTCGGGCGAAGTCCACGCGCTGCTGGGCGAGAATGGCGCGGGCAAGAGCACGCTGATGAAGGTGCTCTATGGCCTCTACCAGCCGGACGAGGGGGACATTTGCCTGAACGGCGAGACGGTGACCATCAACTCCCCGGCCGACGCCATCAATCTGGGCATCGGCATGATCCACCAGCATTTCATGCTCGTGCCGTCGCTGACCGTGACCGAGAACGTGGCCCTGGGCCTCAAGTCGTCGCGCGGGGTGCGCACCGATCTGGATCGGGTGGCCGGGCGCATCAGGGAACTGGCCGGCCTCTACGGCCTGGAGGTTGACCCCGACGCCTACGTCTGGCAACTGGCCGTGGGGCAACAGCAGCGGGTGGAGATTCTCAAGGCGCTCTATCGCGGCGCGGCGCTGCTGATCCTGGACGAGCCGACGGCCGTGCTGACGCCGCAGGAAGTGGACGAGTTCTTCGTGACGTTGGAGCAAATGAAGCGTGACGGCCACGCCCTCATCTTCATCTCCCACAAGCTCCACGAGGTGCTGCAACTGTGTAACCGCGTGACGGTCTTGCGCGACGGCCGGGCCATCGGCACCCACAGCACCGAGGGCGTGACCAAGCACCAACTGGCCGAGATGATGGTCGGCCGGCCGATTGCCTTGCAGCCCAAAAAGGCCGCCGTGGCCGTGGGCGATATACGCCTGAGCCTGCGCGACGTGCAGGCGCAGAACGACCGCGGGCGAGCGGCTCTAAACGGTGTGTCTTTCGAGTTACGCGGCGGCGAGATCGTCGGCGTGGCCGGTGTGTCGGGCAACGGGCAGCGCGAACTGGCCGAGGTGGTGGCCGGGCTGCGGCCGGTGACCGGCGGGGCGATCCAGTTGGCCGGGCGCTCCGTCGTCGGCCAATCGCCGCGGGCGATCATGGAGTTGGGCCTGTCCTACATCCCCGAAGAGCGGATGCGCGACGGCATGATCAAGGAATTCACCGTGGCCGAGAACACCGTCCTGCGCGAGTTCGACCAGCCCCCCTTCGCCCGCACCGGCTTTATGAATCGCGGAGCCATCCGGCGCAACGCGGAGACGCTGGTCAAGGCGTTCAGCGTCAAGACCCCGTCAATCGAGACGCCGGTGAAGAACCTGTCCGGCGGCAACATTCAGAAGCTGGTGCTGGCCCGCGAGCTATCGCGCAAGCCGGGGGTCATCATCGCCGCCCAGCCGACGCGCGGCCTGGACATCGGGGCGACGGAGTACGTCCACGCCCGGCTGCTGGAACAGCGCGAACAGGGCACGGCGACCCTGCTCATCTCCGAAGACCTGGACGAAATCCTGGCCCTGTCCGACCGCATCCTGGTCATCTTCGGCGGGCGCATCATGGGCGACGTGCCCCGCGCCGAGGCCACGGCCGAGCGGCTGGGGTTGATGATGGCGGGGGAGGAGTTGACGGCTGACGGATGA
- a CDS encoding BMP family ABC transporter substrate-binding protein yields MKRYLWLILVLILAMTVVACGGTQPAAEVEETTGEEAAPTEAVVEEEAPVEEEAPAEEAAGPFRVAVVMPSAINDLAFSQSIFDALTAVQTEMGAENFEFAYSENMFVVDDAAAAIRDYASQGYNLVIAHGSQYGSSLQEIAPDFPETSFAWGTTVDTFGIANIYAYEARSEEGGYVNGVLAAGLSESGILGVVGPIETGDAKLYVDGFVAGAKAANPDITVNVNYIGSFSDVALATEAANTQVGAGADALTGTAQMVVGAIGVAESNDVPWFGTQSSQTSLAPSVVVANQVYNWTGVLNTIIEQVKAGTLGGESFALTLENGGLVMDYNSEYALPDDVRAAADEAAAGIAAGTIAVFGGAAEAPAEEQPAAEVTPLTFGMILVGPRNDHGWSQAHADGGDFVLANMPDATMIIFESLNPADKPEATVEGVVDDMVAEGATLIFTTSDEFEEDTLSVAAKYPDVTFINISGDDAKTGEATPNLGNIMGRMEDMKAVAGCAAALSSETGSIGYLGPLINFETRRLTAAAFLGAKYCNENLRAEPLDLTFAVNWIGFWFNIPGVTLDPTEVVTSFFDTGTDVVLSGIDTTEAIDIAGQRAGQGDAVWAIPYDYLAACDIAPEVCLGVPFFSWGPAYLATAQAVAGGTWEQSWDWLPADWDNLTDPSLTNVGWVSGPAITEEVQASLDTFIAGMASGEINVWSGPINLQDGTPYIAEGSVASDDEIWYLPQLLEGMEGSSE; encoded by the coding sequence ATGAAACGTTACCTATGGTTAATTCTGGTTTTGATTCTGGCCATGACGGTCGTGGCCTGCGGTGGCACGCAGCCGGCCGCTGAAGTGGAAGAGACGACGGGCGAAGAAGCGGCCCCGACCGAGGCCGTTGTCGAAGAAGAGGCCCCGGTCGAGGAAGAAGCCCCGGCCGAGGAAGCCGCCGGCCCGTTCCGCGTGGCCGTGGTCATGCCCAGCGCCATCAATGACCTGGCCTTCAGCCAGAGCATTTTCGATGCCCTGACCGCCGTCCAGACCGAGATGGGCGCGGAGAACTTCGAGTTCGCCTATTCCGAGAATATGTTCGTCGTCGATGATGCCGCCGCGGCCATCCGCGACTACGCCAGCCAGGGCTATAATCTGGTCATCGCCCACGGCTCGCAATACGGCAGTTCGCTCCAGGAGATCGCCCCCGACTTCCCGGAGACGAGCTTCGCCTGGGGCACGACGGTCGATACTTTCGGTATCGCCAACATCTATGCCTATGAGGCCCGCTCCGAAGAGGGCGGCTACGTCAACGGCGTGCTGGCCGCCGGGCTGTCGGAGAGCGGTATCCTGGGCGTTGTCGGCCCCATCGAGACGGGCGACGCCAAGCTCTACGTCGATGGCTTCGTGGCCGGCGCCAAGGCGGCCAACCCCGACATCACCGTCAACGTCAACTACATCGGTTCCTTCAGCGACGTGGCCCTGGCGACGGAAGCCGCCAACACCCAGGTCGGCGCGGGGGCAGATGCCCTGACCGGCACGGCGCAAATGGTCGTGGGCGCTATCGGCGTGGCCGAGTCCAATGACGTGCCCTGGTTCGGCACGCAATCGAGCCAGACCTCGCTGGCCCCGTCGGTCGTTGTCGCCAATCAGGTCTACAACTGGACGGGCGTGTTGAACACGATCATCGAGCAGGTGAAGGCCGGCACGCTGGGCGGCGAATCGTTCGCCCTGACGCTGGAGAACGGCGGCCTGGTGATGGATTACAACTCCGAATACGCCCTGCCCGACGACGTGCGGGCCGCGGCCGATGAAGCGGCGGCCGGCATTGCCGCGGGCACGATCGCCGTGTTCGGCGGCGCGGCCGAGGCCCCGGCCGAAGAGCAGCCGGCGGCCGAAGTGACCCCCCTGACCTTCGGCATGATCCTCGTTGGCCCGCGCAACGACCACGGTTGGAGCCAGGCCCACGCCGACGGCGGCGATTTCGTCCTGGCGAACATGCCCGATGCGACCATGATCATCTTCGAGTCGCTGAACCCGGCCGACAAGCCGGAGGCGACGGTGGAAGGCGTGGTCGATGACATGGTGGCCGAGGGCGCGACGCTGATCTTCACGACCTCCGACGAGTTCGAGGAAGACACCCTCAGCGTGGCCGCCAAATACCCCGATGTGACCTTCATCAACATCTCCGGCGACGACGCCAAGACCGGCGAAGCGACGCCCAACCTGGGCAACATCATGGGCCGCATGGAAGACATGAAGGCCGTGGCCGGTTGTGCCGCCGCGCTGTCGAGCGAAACCGGTAGCATCGGCTATCTTGGCCCGCTGATCAACTTCGAGACCCGCCGCCTGACGGCCGCGGCCTTCCTGGGGGCCAAGTACTGCAACGAAAACTTGCGCGCCGAACCCCTCGACCTGACCTTTGCCGTCAACTGGATCGGCTTCTGGTTCAACATCCCCGGCGTCACGCTCGACCCGACCGAAGTGGTCACCAGCTTCTTCGACACGGGCACGGACGTGGTGCTGAGCGGCATCGACACGACCGAGGCCATCGACATCGCCGGGCAGCGGGCCGGGCAGGGCGACGCCGTATGGGCCATCCCCTACGACTACCTGGCCGCCTGTGACATCGCCCCCGAGGTCTGCCTGGGCGTGCCCTTCTTCAGTTGGGGGCCGGCCTATCTGGCGACGGCGCAGGCCGTAGCCGGCGGCACCTGGGAGCAATCGTGGGACTGGCTGCCGGCCGATTGGGATAACCTGACCGACCCGTCGCTGACCAACGTCGGTTGGGTCAGTGGCCCGGCCATCACCGAAGAGGTGCAAGCCAGCCTCGATACATTCATCGCCGGGATGGCTTCGGGCGAGATCAACGTCTGGAGCGGCCCGATCAACCTGCAAGACGGCACGCCCTACATCGCCGAAGGCTCGGTAGCCAGCGACGATGAGATCTGGTACCTGCCGCAACTGCTGGAAGGGATGGAAGGCTCGAGCGAATAA
- a CDS encoding ABC transporter permease: MISELFTTTVLVGILTSGFRLATPYLFASIGEMFGQRSGVYNLGVEGMMLMGAFAAFYVTFTTGNPWLGLLASIVVGAIMGLAMAVISVTLQAEQGISGIGVYLFGLGMSDLLFQRTLGTVETVQGFQAVKIPLLGDIPFIGPILFQQSMMVYIAYLLVPIAWYVMYRTTLGLKIRAVGENPAAADALGVSVTRTRYATVTLGGMLAGVAGASLSIALLNVFQQNLTSGIGFIAVALVYFGGWRPYGVLFGALLFSMVNALQLWIQALNIPIPGDASELLIMMPYVLTILVLIVAAGRMRKPAALGVPYERGT, from the coding sequence ATGATCAGCGAACTGTTCACCACCACCGTTCTCGTCGGCATTCTGACTTCGGGCTTTCGCCTGGCGACGCCCTACCTGTTCGCCAGCATCGGCGAGATGTTCGGCCAGCGCAGCGGCGTCTATAACCTCGGCGTCGAGGGCATGATGCTCATGGGCGCGTTCGCCGCCTTCTACGTCACCTTCACCACCGGCAACCCGTGGCTGGGGCTGCTGGCGTCGATCGTCGTCGGGGCCATCATGGGGCTGGCGATGGCCGTCATCAGCGTCACGTTGCAGGCCGAGCAGGGCATCAGCGGCATCGGCGTCTACCTGTTCGGGCTGGGCATGAGCGACCTGCTCTTCCAGCGCACACTGGGCACGGTTGAGACGGTGCAGGGCTTCCAGGCGGTGAAAATCCCGCTCCTGGGTGACATTCCCTTCATCGGCCCCATCCTGTTCCAGCAGAGCATGATGGTCTACATCGCCTACCTGCTGGTGCCCATCGCCTGGTACGTGATGTACCGGACGACGCTAGGGCTGAAGATTCGCGCCGTGGGCGAGAACCCGGCGGCGGCCGACGCGTTGGGCGTCAGCGTGACGCGCACTCGCTACGCCACGGTGACGCTGGGCGGCATGTTGGCCGGTGTGGCCGGGGCGTCGCTGTCTATCGCTCTGCTCAACGTTTTCCAGCAGAATTTGACCAGCGGCATCGGTTTCATCGCCGTGGCCCTGGTCTATTTCGGCGGCTGGCGGCCGTATGGCGTGTTGTTCGGCGCGTTGCTGTTCAGCATGGTCAACGCGCTGCAATTGTGGATTCAGGCGCTCAATATCCCCATTCCGGGCGACGCCTCGGAATTGCTGATTATGATGCCCTACGTGTTGACGATTCTGGTGCTTATTGTCGCCGCCGGGCGGATGCGTAAGCCGGCCGCCTTGGGCGTGCCCTATGAGCGTGGTACATAA